The Corylus avellana chromosome ca8, CavTom2PMs-1.0 genome has a segment encoding these proteins:
- the LOC132190193 gene encoding uncharacterized protein LOC132190193, producing the protein MERDQSSSAPRKHKFAPKAPPRRGPKSTAPKTEVDDEDGEAEQVQHLLRRFNENHGRRRLKDEKKSSIQVAFGPGETPSTQIKRYGSVKDGNGGKSSGSDTKSSDYGQTLLSLPSAANENVREACSADSTTKSGELVKKEYREPWDYHNTYYPTTLPWRRPHSGDPELLDEAEFGEAAANAEYNENAINPASELELMEESEEEKMFLFKLPDNLPLLKRSSSRKGKEKVEAHTSSDGGGVLNKGCRLEELPGGYMGKMLVYKSGAIKLKLGDVLYDVSPGSDCTYAQDVAAINLAEKHCCVLGKLDKRAVIDPDVDSLLDAVINLD; encoded by the exons ATGGAACGAGACCAGTCCTCTTCGGCCCCTAGGAAG CACAAGTTTGCACCCAAAGCCCCTCCTCGCAGAGGGCCCAAATCCACCGCTCCCAAAAC TGAAGTGGATGACGAAGATGGAGAAGCTGAGCAGGTCCAGCATCTGCTCCGCCGCTTCAAT GAGAATCATGGAAGACGGAGGCTTAAAGACGAAAAGAAAT CTTCCATTCAAGTTGCATTTGGTCCTGGAGAGACGCCATCAACTCAGATAAAGAGATACGGGAGTGTTAAGGATGGGAATGGTGGTAAAAGCAGTGGTTCGGACACAAAAAGTTCTGATTATGGGCAAACTCTCTTATCTTTACCTTCAGCTGCCAATGAAAATGTCAGAGAAGCATGTTCTGCAGATTCCACCACTAAATCTGGGGAGCTTGTCAAGAAAGAATATAGAGAACCTTGG GATTATCACAACACTTACTATCCTACTACTCTTCCTTGGAGGAGACCTCACTCTGGTGACCCAG AACTTCTTGATGAAGCAGAATTTGGGGAGGCTGCAGCAAATGCAGAGTACAATGAAAATGCAATAAATCCTGCTTCAGAGCTTGAGCTGATG GAGGAAAGTGAGGAAGAAAAGATGTTTCTCTTTAAGCTTCCTGATAATCTGCCATTGCTCAAGCGATCGTCTAGTAGAAAGGGGAAAGAGAAAGTTGAAGCCCATACATCATCGGATGGAGGAGGCGTTTTGAACAAGGGCTGCAGGTTGGAAGAGTTGCCGGGTGGATATATGGGCAAAATGCTGGTTTACAAGAGTGGAGCAATCAAATTAAAGCTAGGAGATGTCCTGTATGAT GTTTCACCTGGTTCAGATTGCACATATGCTCAAGATGTTGCAGCAATCAACCTTGCAGAAAAACATTGTTGTGTTCTGGGAAAGCTTGACAAAAGGGCTGTCATAGATCCTGATGTTGATTCCCTGTTGGATGCCGTAATTAACTTGGACTAG
- the LOC132189900 gene encoding uncharacterized protein LOC132189900 isoform X4 has product MFGGKGMGGGSGGGGMLRTVGRAVTSTRTTGVAAGGALQEPISSSANTHNTSSTTATSPTSRTTHKPGSSTHLSLSSTSSPFASHNIPISAASGVPTWPPPLSQCDEFDWVAVDGVEDEKPHGYFDDFVLGPVPSKDEVQDAVSALQQVFDPARNSKLVWDKYAFDLDKDVADQVKTPTGSELDWMEPSPHLCNSRTLQPHGSDRVYDAFHLLHTEPSVQKMVISLSSDKAVWDAVMNNEVVRELRDSYYAVEKMTPLDPDESSGNSDDSNEATNILRWIFDNTKAKFMEAINKITKLMNNLFQSADDEKTTAGATDPFKEKLKSSFLLSVMVLLVVVLGRANKA; this is encoded by the exons ATGTTTGGTGGCAAAGGCATGGGAGGTGGAAGCGGAGGAGGAGGCATGTTGAGGACTGTTGGAAGAGCAGTTACTTCTACAAGAACAACCGGCGTGGCTGCCGGCGGTGCTCTTCAGGAACCCATTTCGTCATCCGCTAACACTCACAATACTTCTTCCACTACTGCTACCAGTCCAACCTCCAGGACTACCCATAAGCCCGGTTCCTCAACccacctttctctctcttccactTCTTCACCTTTTGCTTCACATAATATTCCCATTTCTGCAGCTTCTGGGGTACCCACATGGCCTCCTCCTTTGTCTCAGTGCGATGAGTTTGACTGGGTGGCTGTGGATGGGGTCGAAGATGAGAAGCCACATGGgtattttgatgattttgttctTGGCCCTGTTCCTTCCAAGGATGAAGTCCAGGACGCTGTCTCTGCTCTCCAACA GGTGTTTGATCCTGCCAGAAACTCCAAGCTTGTCTGGGACAAATATGCTTTTGATTTGGACAAGGATGTAGCTGATCAAGTTAAAACTCCTACTGGGTCAGAGTTAGACTGGATGGAGCCCTCGCCGCATCTCTGTAATTCAAGAACATTGCAACCTCACGGATCTGATAGAGTTTATGATGCTTTTCATTTATTGCATACCGAACCGTCTGTTCAG AAAATGGTCATATCATTATCATCAGATAAAGCAGTTTGGGATGCGGTTATGAATAATGAGGTGGTGCGGGAGCTCAGGGACTCATACTATGCAG TTGAAAAAATGACTCCCCTGGATCCAGATGAGAGTTCTGGGAATTCCGATGACTCCAATGAAGCAACGAATATATTAAGGTGGATTTTTGACAACACCAAGGCTAAGTTCATGGAGGCGATCAATAAAATCACAAAGCTCATGAACAACTTATTTCAGTCCGCCGATGATGAGAAGACAACGGCAGGAGCCACCGATCCCTTCAAGGAAAAGCTGAAGTCATCGTTCCTACTCTCGGTTATGGTCCTGTTGGTTGTGGTGTTGGGTCGAGCGAATAAGGCTTGA
- the LOC132189900 gene encoding uncharacterized protein LOC132189900 isoform X2 codes for MFGGKGMGGGSGGGGMLRTVGRAVTSTRTTGVAAGGALQEPISSSANTHNTSSTTATSPTSRTTHKPGSSTHLSLSSTSSPFASHNIPISAASGVPTWPPPLSQCDEFDWVAVDGVEDEKPHGYFDDFVLGPVPSKDEVQDAVSALQQNSKLVWDKYAFDLDKDVADQVKTPTGSELDWMEPSPHLCNSRTLQPHGSDRVYDAFHLLHTEPSVQKMVISLSSDKAVWDAVMNNEVVRELRDSYYAGCDAQTYVGLEHNQDAVEKMTPLDPDESSGNSDDSNEATNILRWIFDNTKAKFMEAINKITKLMNNLFQSADDEKTTAGATDPFKEKLKSSFLLSVMVLLVVVLGRANKA; via the exons ATGTTTGGTGGCAAAGGCATGGGAGGTGGAAGCGGAGGAGGAGGCATGTTGAGGACTGTTGGAAGAGCAGTTACTTCTACAAGAACAACCGGCGTGGCTGCCGGCGGTGCTCTTCAGGAACCCATTTCGTCATCCGCTAACACTCACAATACTTCTTCCACTACTGCTACCAGTCCAACCTCCAGGACTACCCATAAGCCCGGTTCCTCAACccacctttctctctcttccactTCTTCACCTTTTGCTTCACATAATATTCCCATTTCTGCAGCTTCTGGGGTACCCACATGGCCTCCTCCTTTGTCTCAGTGCGATGAGTTTGACTGGGTGGCTGTGGATGGGGTCGAAGATGAGAAGCCACATGGgtattttgatgattttgttctTGGCCCTGTTCCTTCCAAGGATGAAGTCCAGGACGCTGTCTCTGCTCTCCAACA AAACTCCAAGCTTGTCTGGGACAAATATGCTTTTGATTTGGACAAGGATGTAGCTGATCAAGTTAAAACTCCTACTGGGTCAGAGTTAGACTGGATGGAGCCCTCGCCGCATCTCTGTAATTCAAGAACATTGCAACCTCACGGATCTGATAGAGTTTATGATGCTTTTCATTTATTGCATACCGAACCGTCTGTTCAG AAAATGGTCATATCATTATCATCAGATAAAGCAGTTTGGGATGCGGTTATGAATAATGAGGTGGTGCGGGAGCTCAGGGACTCATACTATGCAG GCTGCGATGCGCAAACATATGTAGGACTTGAACATAATCAAG ATGCAGTTGAAAAAATGACTCCCCTGGATCCAGATGAGAGTTCTGGGAATTCCGATGACTCCAATGAAGCAACGAATATATTAAGGTGGATTTTTGACAACACCAAGGCTAAGTTCATGGAGGCGATCAATAAAATCACAAAGCTCATGAACAACTTATTTCAGTCCGCCGATGATGAGAAGACAACGGCAGGAGCCACCGATCCCTTCAAGGAAAAGCTGAAGTCATCGTTCCTACTCTCGGTTATGGTCCTGTTGGTTGTGGTGTTGGGTCGAGCGAATAAGGCTTGA
- the LOC132189900 gene encoding uncharacterized protein LOC132189900 isoform X1 — MFGGKGMGGGSGGGGMLRTVGRAVTSTRTTGVAAGGALQEPISSSANTHNTSSTTATSPTSRTTHKPGSSTHLSLSSTSSPFASHNIPISAASGVPTWPPPLSQCDEFDWVAVDGVEDEKPHGYFDDFVLGPVPSKDEVQDAVSALQQVFDPARNSKLVWDKYAFDLDKDVADQVKTPTGSELDWMEPSPHLCNSRTLQPHGSDRVYDAFHLLHTEPSVQKMVISLSSDKAVWDAVMNNEVVRELRDSYYAGCDAQTYVGLEHNQDAVEKMTPLDPDESSGNSDDSNEATNILRWIFDNTKAKFMEAINKITKLMNNLFQSADDEKTTAGATDPFKEKLKSSFLLSVMVLLVVVLGRANKA, encoded by the exons ATGTTTGGTGGCAAAGGCATGGGAGGTGGAAGCGGAGGAGGAGGCATGTTGAGGACTGTTGGAAGAGCAGTTACTTCTACAAGAACAACCGGCGTGGCTGCCGGCGGTGCTCTTCAGGAACCCATTTCGTCATCCGCTAACACTCACAATACTTCTTCCACTACTGCTACCAGTCCAACCTCCAGGACTACCCATAAGCCCGGTTCCTCAACccacctttctctctcttccactTCTTCACCTTTTGCTTCACATAATATTCCCATTTCTGCAGCTTCTGGGGTACCCACATGGCCTCCTCCTTTGTCTCAGTGCGATGAGTTTGACTGGGTGGCTGTGGATGGGGTCGAAGATGAGAAGCCACATGGgtattttgatgattttgttctTGGCCCTGTTCCTTCCAAGGATGAAGTCCAGGACGCTGTCTCTGCTCTCCAACA GGTGTTTGATCCTGCCAGAAACTCCAAGCTTGTCTGGGACAAATATGCTTTTGATTTGGACAAGGATGTAGCTGATCAAGTTAAAACTCCTACTGGGTCAGAGTTAGACTGGATGGAGCCCTCGCCGCATCTCTGTAATTCAAGAACATTGCAACCTCACGGATCTGATAGAGTTTATGATGCTTTTCATTTATTGCATACCGAACCGTCTGTTCAG AAAATGGTCATATCATTATCATCAGATAAAGCAGTTTGGGATGCGGTTATGAATAATGAGGTGGTGCGGGAGCTCAGGGACTCATACTATGCAG GCTGCGATGCGCAAACATATGTAGGACTTGAACATAATCAAG ATGCAGTTGAAAAAATGACTCCCCTGGATCCAGATGAGAGTTCTGGGAATTCCGATGACTCCAATGAAGCAACGAATATATTAAGGTGGATTTTTGACAACACCAAGGCTAAGTTCATGGAGGCGATCAATAAAATCACAAAGCTCATGAACAACTTATTTCAGTCCGCCGATGATGAGAAGACAACGGCAGGAGCCACCGATCCCTTCAAGGAAAAGCTGAAGTCATCGTTCCTACTCTCGGTTATGGTCCTGTTGGTTGTGGTGTTGGGTCGAGCGAATAAGGCTTGA
- the LOC132189900 gene encoding uncharacterized protein LOC132189900 isoform X3, with product MFGGKGMGGGSGGGGMLRTVGRAVTSTRTTGVAAGGALQEPISSSANTHNTSSTTATSPTSRTTHKPGSSTHLSLSSTSSPFASHNIPISAASGVPTWPPPLSQCDEFDWVAVDGVEDEKPHGYFDDFVLGPVPSKDEVQDAVSALQQVFDPARNSKLVWDKYAFDLDKDVADQVKTPTGSELDWMEPSPHLCNSRTLQPHGSDRVYDAFHLLHTEPSVQKMVISLSSDKAVWDAVMNNEVVRELRDSYYADAVEKMTPLDPDESSGNSDDSNEATNILRWIFDNTKAKFMEAINKITKLMNNLFQSADDEKTTAGATDPFKEKLKSSFLLSVMVLLVVVLGRANKA from the exons ATGTTTGGTGGCAAAGGCATGGGAGGTGGAAGCGGAGGAGGAGGCATGTTGAGGACTGTTGGAAGAGCAGTTACTTCTACAAGAACAACCGGCGTGGCTGCCGGCGGTGCTCTTCAGGAACCCATTTCGTCATCCGCTAACACTCACAATACTTCTTCCACTACTGCTACCAGTCCAACCTCCAGGACTACCCATAAGCCCGGTTCCTCAACccacctttctctctcttccactTCTTCACCTTTTGCTTCACATAATATTCCCATTTCTGCAGCTTCTGGGGTACCCACATGGCCTCCTCCTTTGTCTCAGTGCGATGAGTTTGACTGGGTGGCTGTGGATGGGGTCGAAGATGAGAAGCCACATGGgtattttgatgattttgttctTGGCCCTGTTCCTTCCAAGGATGAAGTCCAGGACGCTGTCTCTGCTCTCCAACA GGTGTTTGATCCTGCCAGAAACTCCAAGCTTGTCTGGGACAAATATGCTTTTGATTTGGACAAGGATGTAGCTGATCAAGTTAAAACTCCTACTGGGTCAGAGTTAGACTGGATGGAGCCCTCGCCGCATCTCTGTAATTCAAGAACATTGCAACCTCACGGATCTGATAGAGTTTATGATGCTTTTCATTTATTGCATACCGAACCGTCTGTTCAG AAAATGGTCATATCATTATCATCAGATAAAGCAGTTTGGGATGCGGTTATGAATAATGAGGTGGTGCGGGAGCTCAGGGACTCATACTATGCAG ATGCAGTTGAAAAAATGACTCCCCTGGATCCAGATGAGAGTTCTGGGAATTCCGATGACTCCAATGAAGCAACGAATATATTAAGGTGGATTTTTGACAACACCAAGGCTAAGTTCATGGAGGCGATCAATAAAATCACAAAGCTCATGAACAACTTATTTCAGTCCGCCGATGATGAGAAGACAACGGCAGGAGCCACCGATCCCTTCAAGGAAAAGCTGAAGTCATCGTTCCTACTCTCGGTTATGGTCCTGTTGGTTGTGGTGTTGGGTCGAGCGAATAAGGCTTGA
- the LOC132190706 gene encoding large ribosomal subunit protein eL15z-like, giving the protein MGAYKYVSELWRKKQSDVMRFLQRVRCWEYRQHPSIVRVTHPTRPDKARRLGYKAKQGYVIYRVRVRRGGRKRPVPKGIVYGKPTNQGVTQLKFQRSKRSVAEERAGRKLGGLRVLNSYWLNEDSTYKYYEVILVDPAHNAIRNDPRITWICKPVHKHRELRGLTSAGKKFRGLRGKGHTHHKARPSRRANWKRNNTLSLRRYR; this is encoded by the exons ATGG GGGCATACAAGTACGTGTCGGAGCTATGGAGGAAGAAGCAGTCGGATGTGATGAGGTTTCTGCAGAGGGTCAGATGCTGGGAGTACCGCCAGCACCCTTCCATTGTGCGCGTCACGCATCCTACCCGCCCCGACAAGGCTCGCCGCTTGGGCTACAAGGCCAAGCAG GGTTATGTGATATACCGTGTACGTGTAAGACGTGGTGGACGGAAGCGACCAGTTCCTAAGGGTATTGTGTATGGCAAACCCACAAACCAGGGTGTCACACAACTGAAATTCCAACGCAGCAAGCGCTCAGTTGCAGAGGAGCGTGCTGGACGTAAACTGGGCGGTCTTAGGGTTCTCAACTCTTACTGGCTGAATGAG GATTCTACTTACAAATACTATGAGGTTATATTGGTTGATCCTGCCCACAATGCAATCCGCAATGACCCAAGGATCACGTGGATCTGCAAACCGGTTCACAAGCACAGGGAACTTCGAGGACTCACCTCTGCTGGGAAGAAATTCAGAGGTCTCCGTGGGAAGGGACACACTCATCACAAGGCACGACCTTCAAGAAGGGCAAATTGGAAGAGGAACAACACCCTCTCTCTTCGCCGCTACCGGTAA